Within the Candidatus Methylomirabilota bacterium genome, the region GAACCGAGGTTTCCCAAACTTCCTACATCTGGCCCGCCAGTTTCTTCCCGGTACATACCGGTTCCGCTTCCTCTCTTCCCGGTTTGCTTCGCAGACGATGACTACGGGTTTGGCCTCTTATCTCGAGGATCGGTTTCGCCTGAAGCTACCCGGGGAAGAGATCGAGGCAATCATTAATCTCTTATCCATCTCTCCAGCCGCCTTATCGTTTACGATCTCCTCAGCGCAGAACTATGTCTCGAGTGACCGAGAAATGGATGCGAAATTCATCCCGGACGGAGAAAGGGAGAGGCTCCGGGAGGTCGCTCGCACCCGATTCATAAGCGACCTGTCTCTCCGGGTCGTTACCGATAGCCTCCATGAAGAGTTCTCGACCCTCCTGGCCGTTCGTGACATCCGAGCTTATCTCGCGAGGATCCAGTTAAAGGCATCCACGCTAAAGCATCCCCTCTTTTCTTTTCACGCCCCCCACCTCCTTACTCTGCCGGGGGCTAAGCCAGCAACGGAGGCCGAAGTCTCCCTGGAATTTGGAGCGGTCATGCGTCTCATTCAGGAGTATGACCACGCCATTCAGTATCTTGACCGGGCCATCCGTGAGCTCAAGGACCCTATGCGCCTGAAGGCCGCGTGGAATAACAAAGGCCTCTGCCTTTTCAACAAACGGCGATACCAGGAAGCGATCGAGTGCTTTAACGAGGCCATTAGGCTTGACAGCAATCTCAAGCAAGCCTGGCTCAACAAGGCGATTTGCCTCCGAGAGGTGGGAGATGCCCTAGGGGCCTTGCGCTGTGTCAAGCGGGCCCTCGAGATCGACCCTGCGTACAAGGAGGCAAAGGATTTACTCCAGCGGTTCCAGTCTTGACGAAACCTGATACATCCAAGCCCACTCGCCTGCCGTGCCCAAGGGGAATCTCGGACCAGGTGGATTCCCAGATCACCCCGGACATCAAATCGTTGAATTACCTCTCTGTAAGCCACCGATGCCTCCGCTGCGACGCGCCAATCTTTTCAGCCGAACCGTAAGAACCTACGGCGGACCGGTGGGGACGAATCCGGAGAGTACATGGAACCAAATACGGGAAACCTAAGACGAGAAACGTGGGGGTCGCGGACGGCTTTTGTTTTGGCCGCTGCGGGCTCGGCAATCGGTTTGGGGAATATTTGGCGCTTTCCGTATCTCACGGGGCAGAACGGCGGGGCTGCTTTTGTCTTGATCTACCTATTAATCGTCCTCCTAATCGGACTGCCGGTGATGATGGCTGAGGTAAGTCTGGGTCGTCGTACCCGGCGCAACCCGGTAGGCGCCTTCGAGGGGGCGGCCCCGAACTCCGCTTGGCGGAACGTGGGAGTCCTTGGTGTCATCACCGGGTTTGCTATCCTCTCATACTATTCGGTGGTGGCGGGCTGGACTCTTGCCTATATCCTTAAGGCTGTTACAGGCGCCTTCACCCACCTAACCGACCCCGGGGAGACCGGAAGGTTATTCGGGCATTTTGTCGGCGATTCCCAGTCGGTCCTCACCTACCACGCCTTGTTCATGGCACTCACGGTGGCCGTCGTGATGGGTGGAATCCGGCGCGGGATTGAGCGGTGGACGTTCATTCTGATGCCTATTCTTTTCCTCATGCTTATACTTCTCGTTCTCCGCGCCGTCACTCTCGAAGGGGCAGGGCCGGGCATTGCCTTTTATCTCAAACCAGACTTCTCCAAGGTGACCACAGCCACATTTTTAGCGGCTCTCGGTCAGGCCTTCTTCTCCCTGAGCCTCGGCATGGGAGCGATGATCACGTACGGGAGTTATCTGTCTCAGAGCGAGGACGTAGTGGTCACCACCGCAGCCGTCAGCCTTTTTGACACCGTCATCGCTCTCTTGGCTGGGCTCGCCATTTTCCCCGCCCTCTTTTCCGTAGGGGGGGCAGAGCCGACAGCGGGCCCAAAACTGGTCTTCGTAGTCCTGCCGGCGATATTCCAGCGGATCCCTTTTGGGGGCCTCTTCGGAGGTCTCTTCTTCGTGCTCCTGGCGGTTGCCGCTCTCACTTCCGCCATCTCACTCCTGGAGGTCTGCGTTGCATACATGACAGACGAGAAAGGGTGGACAAGACACAAAGCCTGCTTTCTGGTCGGCGGGGGAGCCTTTATCCTGGGCATCCCTGCCGCTCTGAGCACCGGAGCCTCCACATTCCTCTCCAGCATTCCCTTACTCCAGATGGGCTTCCTTGACCTGATGGACATGCTATTTGGCAATGTCGCTCTCACGGTGGGCGGTTTCCTCCTCTGTGTCTTTGTCGGCTGGTATTGGTCCCCCGAGGAGGCCCTAGCGGCAGTGATGGAAGGAAGTGCATATCCCAGCCTGGGGCGACCATGGTTTTTGCTCATTCGTTATCTCTGTCCCCTGGCCATCGGAACCATTCTCCTCCAGCTCTTGATGAAGTTGCTCGTATAAGGATAGGGTTTGCGGATTTCCGTTGCACCGGGCGCGATGATTAGAGTATCGTGGGCATGGGTAGAGGAACGAGAGGCCCGGACAGAGATTGACCCCGCCTCAGGGTAGGAAAGCCAACGACAAATGAATCAGGGAGGTTGACGGGATGACAGCAACGACCGCCTTTGTGCTCATTGAGGCTGCATCAGACAAAGCCAAGAACGCCCTAAAGGCCATCATTAAGATCCCCGGCGTAAAGATTGCCCACGCGGTGACCGGTCCCTATGACATTATCGCTTTTGTTGAGGCATCCGACGTGGACGCCCTAGGGCGGGTGGTTCTGTCCAAGATTCGCACTATCTCTGGCGTCACCAAGACTCTGACTTGCGTTACCATCGAAGTTAACTAACCGCCAGAACGCTCGAAGGCTGGAAAGCTAGAATGCTTTTAAGCGTCCTAGCCTACTAGCGCAGCGGCTTGCCGCCGCTCTGGGCGAGATCGAGGGCAAGACGAATCAGGGTTCGGACGGGAACCCCTGTGGCCCCCTTGGGGGTATATCCCTTCTCCTTGTCGGCCTGGCTCGTGCCGGCTATGTCCAGATGAACCCAAGGGATCTCTCCGACAAAGCGGGCCAGAAATTTGGCCGCGGTAATCGCTCCTGCTTTTCGCCCCCCAATATTTCTAATGTCAGCCACATCGCTCTTAATCTGTTCGTCGTAGTCCCCATCCATCGGCATATGCCAAATCTTTTCCCCGACCGCCTCTGCCGCAGACTGTACCCGACCCATCCACTCCTGATTGTTGGTGAAGGCCCCGCTCCGGACCGAGCCTAAGGCCACAACACACGCCCCCGTGAGTGTGGCCGCGTCCACCAATCGGTGGCACCCGAGCTTTCGCGCATAGCACAGGGCATCGGCCAGAATCAGGCGCCCCTCGGCATCTGTGTTTACTACCTCAATCGTCTTCCCATCCATGGACTGGACCACATCTCCAGGTTTGAGGGCGCTTCCAGAGGGAAGATTCTCGCAGGCGGGGACGATGGCAGTCACATTGATGGCCGGCTTGAGTCGCGCAATGGCCCCCATTGCTGCGATGACCGCCGCTCCGCCCGCCATGTCCCCCTTCATCTGTTCCATCCCCTCACTCGGCTTGATCGAGATTCCTCCGGAATCGAAAGTGATCCCCTTTCCGACCAATCCCAAGGTCGGCTGTTTCCCCCTCCTCCCCTGATAAGAGAGGACAAGCAGCACTGGCGATCTGCTACTTCCCTGCGCCACTGCTAAGAGGGCTCCCATTCTCATCCGCTCAAGCTGCCGCTTTTCCAGAATCTGGCAGGTGAGCTTTTGCGCTTTCGCCATGGTCCGCGCTCGAGCAGCCAGAACCTGCGGTGTCAGACTATTGGAGGGTTCATTCACCAGATCCCTGGCGAGGTTGACAGCATCGGCAATGAACTGACCAGTCGCGGCGGATGCGCGGACCTTGGCCATCTGCTCTCGCTCCCGGAGAAGAAGAGAGAGCTCCTGGACGGCCTTGCGATCCTCTTCCTTCTTCTTATACCGGTCGAATGTATACAGGCCAAGGAGAGCCCCTTCGGTGATGGCTTGTGCCGTCTCTTCAATTCCGAGACCCCCCACCCCTGTCCCATGGAGGATCGTCCCTACCCGCCTACACCCATGGCGGCGAAGGACCCTCAATGCTTCCCCGCTGACAGCGCGG harbors:
- a CDS encoding tetratricopeptide repeat protein — encoded protein: MIWIKVLAPSRREKGQAFELLMRQVLDAVGISPIRTHLRVTGKGSLLDIRGRQRQNATPYLIECHALSREIALEEVKRFFSRFRRERKKTKKLRGFFLSCTPFSPKVLSWYQTLGEDVRQGLHLLSPETIAAHLAENHRLSDLKALEAEVAVSSTLPPGSGFLAFLGRNLFWVQTLLVHERPMAFIVLEGRGGPAPGTIAQEIKRLDAALRDKRLLDLGLRNRILLELLPYEPRTADELTQALGEPPQDILFLLQWLEKEGVVSSQPASGKSRRLDRYRLNRGFPNFLHLARQFLPGTYRFRFLSSRFASQTMTTGLASYLEDRFRLKLPGEEIEAIINLLSISPAALSFTISSAQNYVSSDREMDAKFIPDGERERLREVARTRFISDLSLRVVTDSLHEEFSTLLAVRDIRAYLARIQLKASTLKHPLFSFHAPHLLTLPGAKPATEAEVSLEFGAVMRLIQEYDHAIQYLDRAIRELKDPMRLKAAWNNKGLCLFNKRRYQEAIECFNEAIRLDSNLKQAWLNKAICLREVGDALGALRCVKRALEIDPAYKEAKDLLQRFQS
- a CDS encoding sodium-dependent transporter, with protein sequence MEPNTGNLRRETWGSRTAFVLAAAGSAIGLGNIWRFPYLTGQNGGAAFVLIYLLIVLLIGLPVMMAEVSLGRRTRRNPVGAFEGAAPNSAWRNVGVLGVITGFAILSYYSVVAGWTLAYILKAVTGAFTHLTDPGETGRLFGHFVGDSQSVLTYHALFMALTVAVVMGGIRRGIERWTFILMPILFLMLILLVLRAVTLEGAGPGIAFYLKPDFSKVTTATFLAALGQAFFSLSLGMGAMITYGSYLSQSEDVVVTTAAVSLFDTVIALLAGLAIFPALFSVGGAEPTAGPKLVFVVLPAIFQRIPFGGLFGGLFFVLLAVAALTSAISLLEVCVAYMTDEKGWTRHKACFLVGGGAFILGIPAALSTGASTFLSSIPLLQMGFLDLMDMLFGNVALTVGGFLLCVFVGWYWSPEEALAAVMEGSAYPSLGRPWFLLIRYLCPLAIGTILLQLLMKLLV
- a CDS encoding Lrp/AsnC ligand binding domain-containing protein; translation: MTATTAFVLIEAASDKAKNALKAIIKIPGVKIAHAVTGPYDIIAFVEASDVDALGRVVLSKIRTISGVTKTLTCVTIEVN
- a CDS encoding leucyl aminopeptidase — translated: MKVNVQVQDVLAYPGDALIVNLFDGVRKPGGATRAVDEALGGLISQVIAQREFQGKAGSSILLHTQGKLRAERVLVIGLGKQEEFGLESVRAVSGEALRVLRRHGCRRVGTILHGTGVGGLGIEETAQAITEGALLGLYTFDRYKKKEEDRKAVQELSLLLREREQMAKVRASAATGQFIADAVNLARDLVNEPSNSLTPQVLAARARTMAKAQKLTCQILEKRQLERMRMGALLAVAQGSSRSPVLLVLSYQGRRGKQPTLGLVGKGITFDSGGISIKPSEGMEQMKGDMAGGAAVIAAMGAIARLKPAINVTAIVPACENLPSGSALKPGDVVQSMDGKTIEVVNTDAEGRLILADALCYARKLGCHRLVDAATLTGACVVALGSVRSGAFTNNQEWMGRVQSAAEAVGEKIWHMPMDGDYDEQIKSDVADIRNIGGRKAGAITAAKFLARFVGEIPWVHLDIAGTSQADKEKGYTPKGATGVPVRTLIRLALDLAQSGGKPLR